A genomic stretch from Telmatocola sphagniphila includes:
- the accB gene encoding acetyl-CoA carboxylase biotin carboxyl carrier protein, translated as MADDSKTSGTGPFDLDAIRQLVRLMKRFDLSEVDLSEGDQRIRLRRGARLVAAAPLAAPVPMAAPASYPQPAAGGPTAAPAPAADTKKYLEIKSPMVGTYYAKPAPDKDDYVKVGSKVTKDTVVCKVEAMKIFNDLTAGLNGTIVEVLVQNGGAVEYDQVLFRVDPS; from the coding sequence GTGGCCGATGACAGCAAAACCTCGGGTACAGGACCATTCGACCTGGATGCCATCCGTCAACTCGTACGGTTGATGAAGCGTTTCGATCTCAGTGAAGTCGATCTCTCCGAGGGAGATCAACGCATCCGGCTTCGGCGCGGTGCCCGGCTGGTCGCGGCCGCTCCCCTTGCGGCGCCCGTCCCGATGGCCGCACCGGCGTCGTATCCTCAGCCCGCGGCCGGTGGGCCGACTGCGGCTCCCGCTCCCGCCGCCGACACCAAGAAGTATTTGGAAATCAAGAGTCCCATGGTCGGCACGTACTACGCCAAGCCCGCTCCCGATAAAGACGATTACGTGAAGGTCGGTTCGAAGGTCACCAAGGACACCGTGGTCTGCAAAGTCGAAGCCATGAAGATCTTCAACGATCTGACCGCCGGTCTCAACGGCACGATTGTGGAAGTCCTGGTGCAAAACGGCGGTGCGGTGGAATACGATCAGGTCCTCTTCCGCGTCGATCCCTCCTGA
- a CDS encoding M24 family metallopeptidase, which translates to MSTESRLQKLTAEIIQADLDAYIVSAVHHVTYLSGFTGDSSYLLVTRDRAILLSDDRFAIQIQDECPHLEVQIRGHDRSTPQLLGEVLSKLGVRKIGIEAAYMPVAGLEKFQELVPTATFVPRSGWIESLRAIKDASEILTIRRAISIAEEAFTNFRNHIQPQDSEFDLVNRMEFAIRWAGGTKSAFEIIAGVGERSALPHCPPSSKKLEEADFLLMDWGASYEGYKSDLTRVIKSPYANSARYRMIENRLHDLYKMVSEAQARAAAKLRPGVHVREVDIAARGYLAEQGYSREFNHGLGHGFGLEIHEAPQIRSNSEDVLQANMVVTLEPGVYLQGFAGVRMEDDFLITPDGAERLSSLPRDWAFFEG; encoded by the coding sequence ATGAGTACAGAATCTCGCTTGCAGAAACTGACCGCCGAGATCATCCAAGCGGACTTGGATGCTTATATCGTTTCGGCTGTCCATCATGTCACTTACTTGAGTGGCTTTACCGGCGATTCTTCTTATTTACTAGTCACTCGGGACCGGGCGATCCTTCTGAGTGATGATCGGTTTGCCATCCAGATTCAGGACGAGTGCCCCCATCTGGAAGTCCAAATTCGAGGACACGACCGTTCCACGCCGCAATTACTGGGCGAGGTCCTCAGTAAACTGGGGGTTCGCAAAATTGGCATCGAGGCGGCGTATATGCCAGTGGCCGGACTCGAAAAATTTCAGGAATTGGTCCCGACGGCCACTTTTGTCCCCAGATCGGGCTGGATCGAATCTTTGCGGGCGATCAAGGATGCCAGCGAGATCCTGACGATTCGACGGGCTATAAGCATAGCTGAGGAAGCGTTTACGAACTTTCGGAACCACATTCAGCCCCAGGATTCGGAATTCGATCTGGTGAATCGAATGGAATTCGCGATCCGTTGGGCGGGGGGAACCAAGAGCGCCTTCGAGATTATTGCCGGCGTGGGTGAACGCTCGGCTTTGCCGCACTGCCCGCCGAGTTCGAAGAAATTGGAAGAAGCGGATTTTCTCCTGATGGATTGGGGAGCTTCCTACGAAGGATACAAGAGCGATCTGACGAGGGTTATCAAGTCGCCCTATGCAAACTCGGCCAGATATCGGATGATTGAAAATCGCTTACATGATTTATACAAAATGGTATCCGAAGCGCAGGCTCGCGCCGCGGCGAAACTACGACCGGGCGTCCACGTTCGCGAGGTGGACATTGCCGCTCGCGGATACCTGGCCGAGCAGGGCTACAGTCGGGAATTCAACCACGGCTTAGGTCACGGTTTCGGTTTGGAAATTCACGAAGCACCGCAGATTCGCAGTAATTCCGAGGATGTGCTTCAGGCAAATATGGTGGTGACGCTGGAACCCGGCGTCTATCTCCAGGGATTCGCCGGGGTGCGAATGGAAGACGACTTCCTGATCACGCCCGACGGAGCGGAACGACTCAGCAGTTTGCCCCGGGACTGGGCATTCTTTGAAGGATAA
- a CDS encoding Gfo/Idh/MocA family protein, with product MDRRAFVLTSASALALSATSYGKILGANDRLQLGIMGMGGRGNEMAPVWAKLNNVEIAYFADPDKDRLTAAGAKFEKATKKPVPKLAKDFRSFLDDKNVDAMFCSAPNHWHAPGAIAALNAGKHVYVEKPCSHNGQEGEWLVTAAEKHKKLVQMGNQRRSFEKIQEAIKLIHEGELGRVYLAQCWYQNSRGATGTGMAKDPPAALDYDLWQGPATRKPFRSNYLHYTWHWFWHWGNGELGNNGIHMIDVCRWGLQAEYPIQVTSTGGRYRFQDDQETPDTNLVTIVYPDRKSIVWEGLSCNRFPEGKTPDVLFHGEKGSLSISGGGYRIYDEKGKEKKKVDGSADITPHVQNFVDAVRGSAKLNSPITEGHKSTLVCHLGNIAYRLGRLVNVDSETGRPVDEEAAKLWGKQYEKGWEPKV from the coding sequence ATGGATCGTCGCGCTTTTGTGTTAACCTCCGCTTCCGCGCTCGCTTTATCTGCCACTTCCTATGGGAAAATACTCGGCGCCAATGATCGCCTTCAGCTGGGGATTATGGGAATGGGCGGCCGGGGTAACGAGATGGCACCGGTCTGGGCCAAGCTGAATAACGTGGAGATCGCCTATTTTGCCGATCCCGATAAAGATCGACTGACGGCGGCGGGTGCCAAGTTTGAAAAAGCGACCAAGAAACCCGTTCCGAAGTTGGCTAAAGATTTTCGCTCTTTCCTCGATGACAAGAATGTCGATGCCATGTTCTGCTCGGCCCCGAACCACTGGCATGCTCCGGGAGCAATCGCCGCTTTGAATGCCGGAAAGCACGTTTATGTCGAGAAACCCTGTAGCCATAACGGCCAGGAGGGCGAATGGCTGGTCACTGCGGCCGAGAAGCACAAAAAACTCGTGCAGATGGGAAATCAGAGGCGAAGTTTCGAGAAGATTCAAGAAGCTATCAAGCTGATTCATGAAGGCGAACTCGGGCGGGTTTATCTGGCCCAATGCTGGTATCAGAATTCCCGGGGAGCTACCGGAACCGGCATGGCCAAGGATCCGCCGGCAGCCCTCGATTACGATCTCTGGCAGGGACCGGCGACCCGCAAGCCCTTTCGAAGCAACTATCTTCACTACACCTGGCACTGGTTCTGGCACTGGGGCAACGGCGAACTGGGCAATAACGGCATTCATATGATCGACGTCTGCCGTTGGGGCTTGCAGGCCGAGTATCCGATTCAGGTGACCAGCACCGGCGGGCGCTATCGCTTCCAGGACGATCAGGAGACCCCCGATACCAATCTTGTTACCATCGTCTATCCGGATCGCAAGTCGATTGTCTGGGAAGGACTATCCTGCAATCGGTTCCCGGAAGGAAAGACACCCGATGTGCTGTTCCATGGCGAAAAGGGTTCGCTTTCCATTTCGGGCGGCGGCTACCGAATCTATGACGAAAAAGGCAAAGAAAAGAAAAAGGTCGATGGATCGGCGGATATTACGCCGCACGTTCAGAATTTTGTCGATGCCGTGCGGGGCTCGGCCAAGCTGAATAGTCCTATAACCGAGGGCCACAAGAGCACTCTGGTTTGCCATCTCGGTAACATCGCTTATCGCTTGGGACGGCTCGTCAACGTCGACTCTGAAACCGGCCGGCCGGTCGATGAGGAAGCCGCGAAGTTGTGGGGAAAACAATACGAAAAAGGCTGGGAACCGAAGGTCTGA
- a CDS encoding PQQ-dependent sugar dehydrogenase, with protein sequence MVRIGLAGILLGLVALLGLWSRGNASWLVSSDENSLQKSTVAPTAFECRFTETPPKIDGNPNDECWKQAQEISCFRKHWKQGEEQTPKSKTKAKLLWDREYIYFLAEMEDEDLFADITEHDGNTWFNDVFELFLKPDEKKPGYYEFQVNAANTIFDCYFPERGKGNFDQIKKADTFHIDAKVKLDGTLNKRDDKDKGWVVEGRIPWSDFAKSGGRPEVNAIWKTNLSRYDYNIHWKEPDTSSAAPLTKPDFHRYEDFADLKFTGPAKADGPKRVAGTTSKVTGFPEPPPPYRIKRVHPGVTLEYPIAVVNQPKTDLLWVITEESRYGPTKVVRLKDQPDVKDFQVLLTDIGVAYNICFHPKFLENGYVYLGHNIGTPKGNATRITRYTVDLKEPNKVDPASAKIIIEALCDGHNGGAICFGNDGMMYVTFGDGTADSDRNLKGQDMTSLLAKVLRLDVDHPDEGKPYSVPKDNPFVGQKDIVPETWAYGMRNPWRMTCDPVTGHIWVGQNGQDLWEQVYLIHKGDNCGWSIQEGSHPFYPDRKRGPTPIVNPTFEHSHAESRSLTGGLVYYGKKFPELRGAYIYGDYSTGRIWAGKHDGTKVLWHKLLAVTPMLITYFGLDKDGEILICDHQPPGQGGFYTLESTPSDDSYLRFPKKLSETGLFKDIKTHTLQPSVYPYSINAPFWSDGSAKSRFFYLPGDTQIDYKSKDGWEFPDDAVTIKSFSLETAQGKKWIETRLMSRQMGQWYGYSYIWNPEQTDADLVEATGRDVKYNLADGSTQVWHYPSRADCLVCHSRAANFVLGLSELQANKGDQLRQFESLGLLKTGLLPNPPEKLKKLVDPFDPKQDLNLRARAWLHSNCASCHVEAGGGNAQFDAHFETEVQKMKLMNVAPMHHKFGVEDAKLIYPGEPDKSVILKRIEQRKEGFMPPLGSVKTDERAVELIREWIKSLK encoded by the coding sequence ATGGTGCGGATTGGTCTCGCGGGAATTCTGCTCGGTCTTGTGGCTTTACTCGGCCTATGGTCGCGTGGGAACGCCTCCTGGCTCGTCTCGTCCGACGAAAATTCGCTGCAGAAGAGTACCGTTGCGCCGACCGCTTTCGAGTGCCGTTTCACCGAGACACCCCCAAAAATCGACGGCAATCCGAACGATGAGTGCTGGAAGCAGGCTCAGGAAATCTCCTGCTTTCGCAAGCACTGGAAACAGGGCGAAGAACAGACGCCCAAGAGTAAAACCAAAGCGAAACTGCTCTGGGATCGGGAATATATTTACTTCCTGGCCGAGATGGAGGATGAGGATCTCTTTGCCGACATCACCGAACACGACGGCAACACCTGGTTCAACGATGTGTTCGAACTGTTCCTAAAACCGGACGAGAAGAAGCCGGGCTATTACGAATTTCAGGTCAACGCCGCGAATACGATCTTCGATTGCTACTTTCCCGAAAGAGGTAAAGGCAACTTCGATCAGATCAAGAAGGCCGATACTTTTCACATCGATGCCAAAGTGAAACTCGACGGCACGCTCAACAAGCGCGACGACAAGGACAAAGGCTGGGTGGTCGAGGGCCGCATTCCCTGGAGTGATTTCGCCAAATCGGGCGGCCGACCGGAAGTGAATGCGATCTGGAAGACGAACCTCAGCCGCTACGATTACAACATTCACTGGAAGGAGCCCGATACCTCTTCCGCGGCTCCGCTGACCAAGCCCGATTTTCACCGCTATGAAGATTTCGCCGATCTGAAATTCACCGGCCCGGCTAAAGCTGATGGCCCGAAGCGAGTCGCCGGTACGACTTCCAAGGTGACTGGATTTCCCGAACCGCCGCCGCCTTACCGGATCAAGCGAGTTCATCCCGGCGTGACACTCGAATATCCAATCGCCGTGGTGAATCAGCCGAAGACCGACCTTTTGTGGGTCATCACGGAAGAATCTCGCTACGGCCCCACCAAAGTGGTCCGCCTGAAAGATCAGCCAGACGTGAAGGATTTTCAAGTTCTGCTCACTGACATTGGCGTGGCTTACAATATCTGCTTTCACCCGAAATTCTTGGAAAACGGCTACGTCTACCTCGGCCACAACATCGGCACACCCAAGGGAAATGCCACCCGAATCACCCGTTACACCGTCGATTTGAAAGAACCTAACAAAGTCGATCCGGCCTCGGCGAAGATCATCATCGAAGCGTTGTGCGATGGCCATAATGGCGGGGCGATCTGCTTCGGTAATGACGGCATGATGTATGTGACCTTCGGAGATGGCACGGCCGATTCCGACCGCAATCTGAAGGGGCAGGATATGACCTCCCTCCTGGCCAAGGTGCTACGCCTAGATGTCGATCATCCCGACGAAGGCAAGCCCTACTCCGTTCCCAAGGATAATCCCTTCGTCGGCCAGAAAGATATCGTGCCGGAAACCTGGGCCTACGGCATGCGCAATCCCTGGCGAATGACTTGCGATCCGGTCACCGGTCATATCTGGGTAGGGCAGAATGGGCAGGATCTCTGGGAACAGGTCTATCTCATTCACAAAGGCGATAACTGCGGTTGGAGCATTCAGGAAGGGAGCCATCCTTTTTATCCGGATCGCAAGCGCGGCCCTACGCCGATCGTTAATCCCACTTTCGAACATAGCCATGCGGAATCTCGTTCGCTGACCGGCGGGCTGGTCTATTACGGCAAGAAGTTCCCGGAATTGCGCGGAGCTTACATTTACGGCGATTACAGCACCGGCCGAATCTGGGCCGGCAAGCACGATGGTACTAAAGTTCTCTGGCACAAGCTCTTGGCAGTAACGCCGATGCTGATTACCTATTTCGGATTGGATAAAGACGGCGAAATTTTGATCTGCGATCATCAGCCTCCGGGACAGGGGGGCTTCTACACACTGGAGTCGACGCCGTCAGACGATTCGTATTTGCGCTTTCCGAAGAAGCTCAGCGAAACCGGCCTCTTTAAGGACATCAAGACCCATACGCTGCAGCCGAGCGTTTATCCCTACTCGATCAACGCCCCCTTCTGGTCGGATGGCTCGGCCAAATCCCGCTTCTTCTATCTACCGGGCGATACGCAGATCGATTACAAGAGCAAGGATGGTTGGGAATTTCCCGATGATGCAGTCACCATCAAATCTTTCTCTCTGGAAACCGCTCAAGGGAAGAAGTGGATTGAAACTCGCCTGATGAGCCGGCAGATGGGCCAGTGGTACGGCTATTCCTATATCTGGAATCCGGAGCAGACGGATGCCGATCTCGTGGAAGCAACCGGCCGGGATGTGAAGTACAATTTGGCCGATGGCAGCACGCAGGTCTGGCATTATCCAAGCCGGGCCGATTGCCTGGTCTGTCATAGCCGGGCGGCCAATTTCGTGCTAGGACTCAGCGAGTTACAGGCGAACAAAGGCGATCAGTTGCGGCAGTTCGAAAGCCTGGGCTTATTAAAAACCGGTCTGCTACCAAACCCTCCAGAGAAGTTGAAAAAGTTGGTCGATCCGTTCGATCCCAAGCAAGATTTGAACCTTCGGGCGAGAGCCTGGCTGCATAGCAATTGCGCCAGTTGTCACGTGGAGGCCGGTGGAGGCAATGCTCAATTCGATGCGCATTTCGAAACTGAAGTTCAGAAGATGAAGTTGATGAACGTGGCACCTATGCATCACAAATTCGGGGTGGAAGATGCCAAACTCATTTACCCCGGCGAGCCGGATAAATCGGTGATTCTCAAGCGAATCGAACAGCGCAAGGAAGGTTTCATGCCGCCGTTGGGTTCGGTGAAGACCGACGAGCGAGCGGTGGAACTGATCCGGGAGTGGATCAAGAGTTTAAAATAG
- the carB gene encoding carbamoyl-phosphate synthase large subunit: MPKRTDIKKILLIGSGPIIIGQACEFDYSGTQACKALREEGYEVVLVNSNPATIMTDPDTADRTYIEPITWQVVEKIIAKERPDALLPTLGGQTGLNTAMDLYKHGVLEKYNVEMIGAKADVIDKAEDRFKFKEAILKIGLDVPQSGVAKSLAEGNKIVETIGLPCVLRPSFTMGGTGGGIAYNREEFISMLTLGLELSPVGEVLIEESIIGWKEFELEVVRDKADNVIIICSIENLDPMGVHTGDSITVAPIQTLSDKEYQRMRDAAKAIIREIGVETGGSNIQFAVNPATGRMIVIEMNPRVSRSSALASKATGFPIAKIAAKLAVGFTLDELKNDITRDTPASFEPTIDYVVTKVPRFNFEKFPDADPTLTTQMKSVGETMAIGRTFKESLQKALRGLEVSRFGLGCDRLDRWGTPDQPTMEEINNKLAKPNAERIWFIRYGLKSGLSVEDIHARTHIDPWFLRQIEELVKYEDVIRNTKLQDVTPALMLEAKQMGFIDRQLANLWETSETEVRKLRKTFGVKAVFKLVDTCAAEFEAFTPYYYSTYETPFLVRMPDGTFSMELEDEIRPTSGKKRIMILGGGPNRIGQGIEFDYCCVQAVVALRKAGFETIMVNSNPETVSTDYDTSDHLFFEPLTAEDVMNICDRMQPAGVIVQFGGQTPLNLAKALKAQGVPIIGTSVESIDMAEDRELFSKLIDELKLKQPPSSTSLDYQGALHTSRKIGFPVLVRPSFVLGGRAMEIVHDESSLERYVKKAMEASPGKPILIDKFLEDAVEVDVDCLSDGKRVVIGGVMQHIEEAGIHSGDSACVLPPHSLSMAVIDEIKRQARVLTSALKVKGLMNIQFAIANTWGPAPEIYILEANPRASRTIPFVSKAIGVPLARLAALVMAGMTLDELNVADEVVPKHYSVKESVFPFNKFPGVDIILGPEMRSTGEVMGIDDSFPMAFYKSQLAANSPLPAKGTIFISVNDRDKQEMIPIAKDLADLGYQLLATRGTAKFLRNEGITVQEVLKIQEGRPNLLDKMKNGEIAMILNTPSGKGRRTDEGKIRSSAVAQRVTCITTMAAAQAAVEACRALRQKELTVCALQDRFTK, translated from the coding sequence ATGCCGAAACGTACAGACATCAAGAAAATCCTGCTAATTGGTTCCGGTCCCATCATCATCGGTCAGGCCTGTGAATTCGATTATTCTGGCACCCAGGCCTGCAAGGCCCTCCGCGAAGAAGGGTACGAGGTCGTACTCGTTAATTCGAACCCGGCCACGATCATGACCGATCCGGATACGGCGGATCGCACCTACATCGAGCCAATTACCTGGCAGGTAGTGGAAAAAATCATCGCCAAAGAGCGGCCCGATGCGCTTCTCCCGACCCTCGGTGGTCAAACCGGTCTGAACACCGCCATGGACCTGTACAAACATGGCGTTCTGGAAAAATACAACGTCGAAATGATCGGCGCCAAAGCCGACGTTATCGACAAGGCCGAGGATCGCTTCAAATTCAAGGAAGCCATTCTTAAAATCGGTTTGGATGTTCCCCAATCGGGCGTGGCCAAGAGCCTCGCCGAGGGAAATAAAATCGTCGAAACCATCGGACTGCCCTGCGTGCTGCGCCCCAGCTTCACTATGGGAGGCACCGGCGGCGGCATCGCTTACAACCGCGAAGAATTCATTTCCATGCTCACCCTGGGCTTGGAACTGAGCCCGGTCGGCGAAGTGCTCATCGAAGAAAGCATCATCGGCTGGAAGGAATTCGAACTCGAAGTCGTGCGCGATAAGGCCGATAACGTCATTATCATTTGCTCCATCGAAAACCTAGATCCGATGGGTGTGCACACCGGCGACAGCATCACCGTTGCCCCGATTCAGACGCTTTCGGACAAGGAATATCAGCGGATGCGCGATGCGGCCAAGGCCATCATTCGCGAAATCGGCGTGGAAACGGGCGGTTCCAACATTCAATTCGCCGTCAACCCGGCCACCGGCCGGATGATCGTTATCGAAATGAATCCGCGCGTCAGCCGCTCGAGCGCTCTGGCCTCCAAGGCCACCGGCTTCCCGATCGCCAAGATAGCCGCCAAGCTGGCCGTCGGCTTCACGCTCGATGAATTGAAAAACGATATCACCCGCGATACCCCGGCCAGCTTCGAGCCGACTATCGATTATGTGGTGACCAAGGTCCCCCGCTTCAATTTCGAAAAATTCCCCGATGCCGACCCGACACTCACGACTCAGATGAAATCGGTCGGCGAGACCATGGCCATCGGTCGGACTTTCAAGGAATCGCTGCAAAAAGCCTTGCGCGGCCTCGAAGTTTCCCGCTTCGGTCTCGGCTGCGACCGTCTCGACCGCTGGGGCACCCCCGACCAGCCGACGATGGAAGAAATCAATAACAAGCTGGCGAAACCGAATGCCGAACGCATCTGGTTCATTCGCTACGGTTTGAAGTCCGGACTGAGCGTCGAGGATATCCATGCCCGCACTCACATCGATCCGTGGTTCCTTCGCCAAATCGAAGAACTGGTGAAATACGAAGATGTGATTCGCAACACCAAGCTCCAAGATGTCACCCCGGCTTTGATGCTGGAAGCCAAGCAGATGGGTTTCATCGACCGGCAACTGGCCAACCTCTGGGAAACTTCCGAAACCGAAGTCCGCAAACTCCGCAAAACCTTTGGTGTGAAGGCAGTTTTCAAACTGGTTGATACCTGTGCCGCGGAGTTCGAAGCGTTCACTCCCTACTACTACTCCACGTACGAAACGCCTTTTCTGGTCCGGATGCCGGATGGAACGTTTTCGATGGAACTCGAGGACGAAATTCGTCCGACCAGCGGCAAAAAGCGAATCATGATTCTCGGTGGCGGCCCCAACCGTATCGGCCAGGGGATCGAGTTCGATTACTGCTGCGTTCAAGCAGTGGTGGCGTTACGCAAAGCGGGCTTCGAAACCATCATGGTCAACTCGAACCCGGAAACCGTCAGTACCGATTACGATACTTCCGATCATCTGTTCTTCGAACCGCTGACGGCCGAGGATGTGATGAACATCTGCGACCGCATGCAACCGGCTGGTGTGATTGTGCAATTTGGCGGTCAGACGCCGTTGAATCTAGCCAAGGCTCTGAAAGCTCAAGGTGTGCCGATCATCGGGACCAGCGTCGAAAGCATCGACATGGCGGAGGACCGGGAACTCTTCAGCAAACTGATCGACGAATTGAAGTTGAAGCAACCGCCCAGCAGTACCTCGCTCGATTATCAGGGTGCTCTGCATACTTCGCGCAAGATTGGCTTCCCGGTTCTGGTCCGGCCCAGCTTCGTGCTCGGCGGCCGGGCCATGGAAATCGTCCACGATGAAAGCTCGTTGGAACGTTACGTGAAGAAGGCGATGGAAGCTTCGCCCGGCAAGCCGATCCTGATCGATAAATTCCTCGAAGACGCCGTGGAAGTGGACGTCGATTGCCTCAGTGATGGCAAACGCGTTGTTATCGGCGGCGTAATGCAGCACATTGAAGAAGCCGGGATTCACTCGGGCGATTCAGCCTGCGTGCTGCCGCCGCACAGTCTCTCGATGGCGGTGATCGACGAGATCAAACGTCAGGCCCGGGTGCTGACCAGCGCCTTGAAGGTGAAGGGCTTGATGAACATTCAGTTCGCGATTGCGAACACCTGGGGACCGGCCCCGGAAATCTACATTCTGGAAGCCAATCCGCGAGCTTCGCGAACCATTCCGTTCGTGTCGAAAGCCATCGGCGTACCTCTCGCCCGGCTGGCCGCGCTGGTTATGGCGGGTATGACCCTGGATGAGTTGAATGTGGCCGATGAGGTGGTGCCCAAGCACTACTCGGTCAAGGAATCGGTCTTCCCGTTCAACAAATTCCCGGGAGTGGATATTATCCTCGGCCCGGAAATGCGCTCGACCGGTGAAGTGATGGGCATCGACGATTCTTTCCCGATGGCCTTTTACAAGTCGCAGCTGGCCGCGAATTCTCCGCTACCGGCCAAGGGGACCATCTTCATCTCGGTCAACGATCGGGACAAGCAGGAGATGATTCCGATTGCCAAGGATCTGGCCGATCTGGGCTACCAGTTACTGGCAACACGCGGTACTGCCAAGTTCCTGCGGAATGAAGGTATCACCGTTCAGGAAGTATTGAAGATTCAGGAAGGCCGGCCCAATCTGCTGGACAAGATGAAGAATGGCGAGATCGCCATGATTCTGAATACACCGAGTGGTAAAGGCCGGCGTACCGATGAAGGGAAGATTCGTTCGAGTGCGGTGGCTCAGCGCGTGACTTGCATCACAACGATGGCCGCGGCTCAGGCGGCGGTGGAAGCCTGTCGAGCGCTCCGGCAGAAAGAGCTGACGGTCTGCGCGCTGCAGGACCGGTTTACGAAGTAA
- a CDS encoding phage portal protein has product MAFSWLRKALGPKASRLRIGSLWSTPTPNAGWWRDDPTEQLRQYQSWVYAAVNAIAQEIGRQRPYCYRNWGQAEHEQTPLVANHPLVQLLEHPNPKMTPWELWYLTVLYLELTGNCYWHVASRGDGLPGELWIIPTHWIRIVTHTSVYAYAYELRVPGAPAEYFSPEEIIHLKYPNPLDVYYGLSPLQANALTIDANAELQRSRWQTFQAGQRPGMVLQTDQTLNDATVVRLEEKLQSKFSGRENWQRPLVLEQGLKASPWTFTPAEMDYLNSCRLTRDEIFALFRVPPPVAGMIETVGLGADIWHGARTIFCEGTIQPKLDLIAQALTRDLARRFDADLVIAFPDCSPRNQDQRRLDDELDARLGLRTVNEIRRARGLKPFSDGKFDQPRCLGHVAERPSLGN; this is encoded by the coding sequence ATGGCTTTTTCCTGGTTACGCAAAGCGCTGGGGCCCAAGGCCTCCCGATTACGGATCGGCTCGCTTTGGAGCACGCCCACCCCAAACGCCGGCTGGTGGCGCGACGATCCGACCGAGCAGCTACGGCAGTATCAATCCTGGGTCTATGCCGCCGTGAATGCGATTGCTCAGGAAATCGGTCGGCAACGCCCCTACTGCTACCGCAACTGGGGACAGGCCGAGCACGAGCAGACACCCCTGGTGGCAAATCATCCGCTGGTTCAACTGCTGGAACATCCCAATCCGAAGATGACCCCCTGGGAACTCTGGTACCTGACGGTGCTTTATCTGGAGTTGACGGGCAACTGCTACTGGCATGTGGCCAGTCGCGGCGATGGACTACCCGGCGAACTTTGGATCATTCCCACTCACTGGATTCGCATTGTCACCCATACATCGGTTTATGCTTATGCGTATGAATTGCGCGTACCTGGCGCACCGGCCGAGTATTTCAGCCCGGAAGAGATTATTCATCTGAAATATCCCAATCCGTTGGATGTCTATTACGGCTTGTCGCCGTTGCAGGCGAACGCGCTCACGATAGATGCCAATGCCGAATTGCAGCGCAGCCGGTGGCAGACCTTTCAGGCCGGTCAACGGCCCGGAATGGTTTTGCAGACCGATCAAACCTTAAACGATGCCACGGTCGTACGACTGGAAGAGAAACTGCAATCCAAATTCTCCGGCCGGGAAAACTGGCAACGACCGCTGGTGCTTGAGCAAGGGTTGAAAGCCAGTCCCTGGACCTTCACCCCCGCCGAGATGGACTATTTGAACTCCTGTCGGCTGACGCGCGATGAAATTTTCGCACTCTTTCGAGTGCCGCCGCCGGTGGCCGGGATGATCGAGACGGTGGGCCTGGGCGCGGATATCTGGCACGGGGCGAGGACGATCTTCTGCGAAGGAACGATTCAACCGAAGCTCGATTTGATTGCTCAGGCATTGACCCGAGATCTGGCCCGGCGCTTCGATGCCGATCTGGTGATCGCGTTTCCGGATTGTTCGCCGCGCAATCAGGATCAACGTCGGCTGGACGATGAACTCGATGCTCGGCTCGGTCTACGAACCGTGAATGAAATCCGCCGGGCGCGCGGCCTGAAACCCTTCAGCGATGGCAAATTCGACCAGCCGCGGTGTTTGGGTCACGTCGCGGAACGGCCATCATTGGGAAATTGA
- a CDS encoding HK97 family phage prohead protease, which translates to MKLHMSVDATPLSIDTENHTVRSVISTSQVDRRGDVILPAGLSNAAEYLKNPVVLWAHQRNVPPIGTCTKLEVLPDQIVAETQFSQATPLARDLFRLYAEGTLRGWSIGFVPKSARPRRRQREEPAGLFFDSWELLEYSAVPIPDNPQALTLAIQKGQIEDSHLIDYLRRDVLGGLLK; encoded by the coding sequence ATGAAATTGCATATGTCTGTGGACGCGACTCCATTATCCATTGATACCGAAAATCACACGGTGCGATCCGTGATTAGTACATCGCAAGTCGACCGGCGCGGCGATGTCATCCTGCCCGCCGGTTTGAGTAACGCGGCCGAGTATTTGAAGAACCCCGTCGTTCTCTGGGCGCATCAGCGGAACGTACCGCCGATTGGTACCTGCACCAAACTCGAAGTGCTACCCGATCAAATCGTTGCGGAAACGCAGTTTTCTCAGGCCACACCGCTCGCACGCGATTTGTTTCGACTCTACGCCGAAGGGACGCTGCGTGGCTGGTCGATCGGCTTCGTTCCGAAAAGTGCCCGACCGCGACGACGGCAGCGTGAGGAACCCGCCGGGCTGTTTTTCGATTCCTGGGAACTGCTCGAATATAGTGCGGTGCCGATCCCGGATAATCCTCAGGCCCTGACGCTGGCGATTCAGAAAGGTCAGATCGAGGATTCCCACTTGATCGATTACCTGCGCCGGGATGTTCTCGGCGGGCTGTTGAAATAA